GGGAGTGCCACGTGCTCCCAGCACCTCGGTAATCACCGCTTCCCCTTCATGCGTGTGCGAAGGGAACCGGACCATTTCGATCACGACCTTGTCGCCCGGCGCGGCACCTTTCGCACCAGGATCGCCGACCGAAATTGGCACGGCAAACACGCGCCCGTCGACTTCCACCACACCGCTGCCGCGCTGCTCTTGATAGACGCCGACAAACTGGTGGGTATCGCGCTCGAGAATCTCCACGATCTCGCCCGACTTCCGCAAACTGCGACCACCCGAGACCAGCCGCACGCGCACAATATCGCCATTGGCCGCATCTTGCGAAGCGTTTTGGGGGATGAAAATATCCTGGGTCCGGTCGCCTCGGCTGGTGACGTCGAGGGGACGGACAAAACCGAAACCAGCAGCAGCTCGCTTGAACTTGCCAGTGACCGTTTTGTCCTTGCCGCGGCGCGATGGCTTCTCTTTCAGCTTCGCAGCACGCATGGCGAGAAAGTCATCCGGATCGACCTCGGCGCTGCTGTCAGCGGCAGCTTCCTCAGCGGCAAATGCTTCCGCTTCGTCGAGCGTTTCATCGGCGAGATCATTCACCACATCGTCGGGCAGATCATCGTCGGTACTCTCGACCGCAAGATCGCGAGCCGGTTTCGATTTTTTCGTACCCTCGCGAGCCTTCGCACTCTCGGGCGGAAGCGGTGGCAGGAGATCCGGCTTGCGGACCATGTGCGACGAGCCATAGGCCAGTTTGCCTGCCTTCACCAGCCGACGAATGGCCAGCTTGAGAGCCGGAAGTTGATCGCTGCGGAGCTTCATCTGCTTCGCAATGACCTTGGGCTTTACCGGCTGATAGTTTTTGGCGAGCACATGAGCGAGCACCAGGGGCTCGAGCTTGCGTGCTGCGGGCGAGTCTTTCTCGAGCGGAAAATCCGCTGGCGACTCGGGAAGCTCGGATAATGGCGAGCTATCAGAAATAGAGGAGGATTCGGGGAGGGGACGATCAGATTGTTCTTCAAATTCAGGCAAATTCATACAACTACTGTGACGCACCCCAGGCTCAATGCCAAGGGGCAAACCAACAAAAAACCTTTCCAAAACATGTGTCAAAACAAAGACTTACAACCAAACTTGGCTGCATAGCAAAGTGTACGCTGCGGCTCGCGATTAGCAAGCTAGATGCGCGGGACCTGCCGGGGGTTCACTTAAAACTCCCAAACCGTTGGGGCTAAAGTGGTTCGAGCCACCCGGTAAATGCCGACAAATCTCGCGCAAGGCTGCAGGAGTGCCATCGAGAAACGGTCGATGCGTGGCGATCGAGACCCGCTGATCTTCCACCCCTTCGAGGAAATCGAAAAAGTGCCGCTCCTCGAAGCTCTCGATGTTCGTCCAGCGACCAGCATTCATACTTTGCAAAAAGTGGGCATTAATCATCTGCTCGTGGTGATCTTCTTCCGGAAGCGCCAGCACTGGCTTACCGAGATAAAGTGCCTCGCCAAGCGACTGATTACCAGCCGCTCCCACTAGTGCACGGCACTGGGCCAGATCGTCGACAAACGTCGTTTCACTCACAGGAAAAAACCGGAGTGGCCCTTCGCTCGGTCGTGATCCTAAACCATACACCCGCACCTCTTGGCGGCTCTTGCGGAGCACATCGAGCACCTGCCGAGGGGTGTTGGGGCGTAGGTAGCTCAGCAAAAAATCCCCGGTTTCCGCTTGCTTCTCCCGAATCTCGGGACGCAGCAATGGGCCCACCTGCAGCACATGCTCGTATTTCTTACGCAGCGGCGCGCGAAAGAAACTCGAGACAATCGTCGCCTGCTGTCCCGTGTGATGGGCGTGCACCGCGAGCTTCATCAGCTTGGCATAGTGCCGCAGCCGCGTGGGGAGGGACGATAGATCGCAAGCGACCAAAAAATGCTGATGATTGAGACTCAAAAACGGTATACCAGCCGCTCGTGCCGCGCGTGGAAGCGACGGTTCGAAGTCGGCGATCACCAGATCGGGTCGCTCCTCTTGAATCGTCCGCCTCAGACTTCGCACCAGCCCTGGCAGCCGCCACAGGTACCCCAGGCCATGAGCAATGCTCTTCATTAAATCGAGGCGACCACGCGAGTAGTGAAACCGGAGCCCCGGAAGCGGCCGAACTTCCACATTCGGAAAGCCTGCCGGATAGCGCGGGGCCAGAAACTCATATGCTTGATCGGGAGCGAACAAAACGAGCTGATGCTCGTGCCTCAATTGCTCGACAACCGAGCGTACACGTGTCGCATGACCGCGACCTTCTCCTGCCATGCTGTAAAAAATCTTAGCCATCGGGAATCGCTCCTGGGAAAGGTGCTCGTTCCGAATCAGACGGCGACTGGCAGGCGAGGTTGTGCGATCACAAGTTGTTCGTTGATCCGGCGCATTTCTTGGGAAAATCCGATTTCTTTCGGAGGGGACAGCTGCACTGGACAGCTGTTTTCGCTATCAAAATCGAGATGCAGCACCTCGAGCGAACCGTCGGTGTACTCCATCAATGCCGACCGATTCTCGACCCAGTCTCCCGTGTTGAAATAGTCGACCCCATGCCAGCGCGTAGCCGTTGGGGTATGCACATGCCCGCAAATCACCCCCTGGCAATCGTGATCCATCGCCGCTGCTGCCAGGCGCTGCTCGAAGTTGCTGACAAACTTCACCGCCTGCTTCACTTGACGCTTGACCGAGCTGCTTAAATAGCACGGCGCGAAACCGGCGAACCGCCGAACGCGGTCGACCCGATTGCTCAGCCACATCAGCGAGTCGTAGGCCACGGAACCAACGACCGAAAGCCACTGCGCGCGAATCTCGACGTTATCAAACTGATCGCCATGCAGCACCAAAAACCGCTGACCTTCGGAGGTCACATGAATGAACTGATCGGCGACATGGACAAAACCAAAATCGACGAGAAAGTGACGGAGAAAACTGTCGTGATTTCCAGGGGTATAACGGACAATCGTCCCCCGATTTCCGAGTTCGAACAGTCGCTTCAGGATCTTGTTGTAGATGGGAGTCCAGTGCCACGACTTGCGAAGCCGCCAACCATCGACGATATCGCCGACAAGGTAGAGATACTCGGGCTCGTGTCGCTCGAGAAATGCGAGGAGCGCTTCGGCCTGTGAATAATGACAGCCTAGATGCGTATCGCTCAGAAAAACGGTGCGGACCCGACGCCGGGGCCTTCCTTGGCAATGAATCATGGCGGCCCTCATTAGGTTGTAGTGATTGGTCCGCTGCAAATCCTCGAGCAGCCGACCCTTCACCCAGGAAGTCTCTAGAACTCCTTCTTACCCATAGTCGCCCGCTGGCTTTAGTTCTTCGTGAGGTATTGATGAATTGCTCGCGAAGTGCGCACAATTTCTGACAGAATTATGCTGCACTTTCGCCAGAATTGCGCCACAGTTGCTTGAAACTTCGTCACGACCTCTTCAAGAGATCGTGACTGAGTCCACAAGACTGATGAAGAAGCGGTGAAGAAACCGGCCCACTGTTCCACCGATTGCGCCGTGCTTACGAGAAAAGTGCCAGCCAACTGCACCTATCTTTGAGAGCTTCCGCCATGACTGCGGAGCCCGCCACAAGCCAGTCTTCCAATGAAAGATGTTGCAGGAGCTAGTGGGCACGGCGCACAACAACATGCTTCAGGCAGTGTTCTTGAATCTGCCGAATCTGACTCAAGAGCGTTTAGCGTTTGTTGACTACTGTTCCTTAATCCCATCAATGACGTCCGGCGTGCCACGAGCACTTTCGTAAAAGATTCTTAGCATCGGCCGTCCCTTCTCATCTTTGCCAGCAAATTCACTCCGGACATGTTTCCAGCCGTCGGGAAGGAATGCTAAGGGTTTACTCCAGCTGATTTCTCCCTTGTCATTGATCTTGAATTCCTTAAATTCCCCTGCCTCTTCGTCACGGTAGGTCGACTTACGAATTTCAATCTCCCCCAGATTAATCAGCGAGGCACCCGAGATTTTCATCAATGTGTAGAGCCCCTCGGGAACGGGCCCCTTCTCTGCTGCGTCCGACGCAGATGTGCAAACCATCGACCCAGCCAACATAGCGCACGACAACACCAACGAAACGTAGCGAGCTTGAATCATAAACTGGAACCTTATGAATGGAGAAACGAACCAACTACGAAAAGTGAGCACTGAAAAACGGATGCGTTCATCTGGAACATGGCTGCAGTGGCTTAGGGCTTCGCACGGAAACCGCGACGTTGCGTGGCTCGCAAGTGACCTCCCGTTTCTCACAACGAAGTTCGTGGTTACCGATCGCTGGCAGGTGGAATCGGCACTGCCAGTCGCGCAAACGATTTAGGGTTGCGGCTTCGAGCCTTTATAGAATTTGCGTGCAAGGGGAGCGTTATAGGTGGTCCAAGGGGATTCGCTATTAATGTCTTCGCGCAAGAGTTGGCCGACGGCATAGATCTTGGCATCAAGATTGTCTAAATAGTGCAAGGCGATCGCTTCCAAAGTCATCGGGAGTTTCGGGCTGCCGAACTCATATTCGCCGTGATGGCTCAAGATCATGTGCTTGATTCGGAGCAGCATCTCCTGCGGGAAAGTCTCGCCGGTGAGCTGCTGGTAGTCTCGCACTTTCTCTTCAACCATGCTCACGGCCATGACAATGTGGCCAATCAGCTGGCCTTCGTCGCTATAGCCTAGTTCGCGCTCGTAGGTGAGCTCGTTGATTTTGCCAGCGTCGTGCAAAAAGACGCCGATGCGAAGCATGTCTGGGTCGATTTCGGGATAGCGAGCCGCCACTACGGCACACAGTTCCATCAGACTGACGACATGCGCCAGCAGACCGCCGCGATAGGCGTGGTGATTCTTGATTCCAGCGGGGGCCTGCGTGAACTTGGTCATGAAGTTTTCGTCGACCAGGAAACACTCCGCCAGGTCGCGCAGCGGGGCGCTAGTCATGCCGCGCAGCATTTCGGCCAGCCGCGAAGCAAGTGCGTCGATCTCGGCGGTGCTGACGCTTTGAAAATCAGCTTCGTCGACTTTCGTGGCGTCGACCGGGTCGATCCGAGTCACGATCATCTGCATGCCACCGTTGTAAAGCTGCGTCGTCCCCTGCACACGCAAATAGTGCCCCACCTCGACCGACTGTCCCAGTTGCTCGGTAACGTTCCAGAGCATGCCAGTGAGCGAGCCGGTTTTGTCGGTCATGCGCAGCTGCAAGTAGAGATTGCCATTGCGGTTGGCTCTCAGCTGCTTGTCGGCGACCAAGTAAACTTCATCGACAGTTTCACGTTCGGCGAGCTGATTGATATAGCGTCGGGGCATGTCGCAGGAAGCTTTCGTGAGCTGCTAGGGAGCGGAATCGTTCGACGATCGCTTGTGGCTTGCGGCCACCACAACCACCCGTTTAAGGGGTCTAATTTTGCGTACGGATGTACAGCGAACCTCAGGGCCGCGCCACTTGTCGGTCTAGGGCGATCTGACTACCATAACAGTTTCCCTAATTTTGTGGGAGTTCCACTATGCGTCACGTTCTCTCCGCTGTTGTACAAAACGTCCCAGGCGTCCTGGCACACATCAGCGGCATGCTTGCTTCGCGCGGCTACAACATCGACTCGCTGGCTGTCGGCGAGACTCAAGAGCCCAATCTTTCGCGGATGACGTTTGTCGTCATGGGCGATGATCGCGTGCTCGAGCAGGTCCGCAAGCAGCTTGAGAAGATCGTGACTGTGGTGCGTGTCGACGATGTTAGCTCGCAAGAGCATGTCGAACGTGATTTGATGCTCCTGAAGGTTTCGGCCCCCGCCGGGACGCAGCGTACCGAGATTCGTGAACTGGTTGATATCTTCCGCGGTCGCATCGTCGACGTCGGCGAAACCGAGATGATGATTGAAATTTCGGGTCGCGAGCAGAAGGTCGAAGCCTTCATCGATCGCATGCGTCCCTACGGAATCCTCGAACTCGTGCGAACTGGTCGGATTGCGATGGTTCGCGGACAGAGTAAGCCACGCGGCATCGACGATGGGATTCCAATCACGACCGAGACACCCAATCGCGAATATGCGAGCACCGATGGCCTGTAGTTCGCTACTCGCCTTCCGCTCGTCGAAATCGCATCCAATGCCAACGATCGCTCGACACATCACCATGTCGGGCGATTCGCGTTTAAGTCCCTCCAATACGTCGATTTTTGCGTTGCTGGTGTAGCTTTCAAGCGAGCTCGTGGGGCAAAACGTTTTGCCACACAACTCGCCTTACAACACACTCTCCCCCTTCTATTTTGCTTAGGAATTTCCGTCGATGGCTGCCACGATCTATTACGACAATGATGCCGATCTCTCGCTGCTGAAGAACAAGACCATTGCCATTCTCGGCTACGGTTCGCAAGGTCATGCTCAGGCTCAAAACCTGCGCGACAGCGGTTGCAACGTCATCATCGGCCAGCGCCCTGGCAGCCCTAACTACGATCTTGCTGTGAAGCACGGCTTCAAGCCGATGAGCGCTGAAGAAGCGACCAAAGCGGCTGACATCATCAACATCCTGCTCCCCGACGAAGTGCAAGGGGACGTCTATCGCGCCAGCATCAAGCCGAACCTGAAGCCCGGCAACATCCTGATGGCTTCGCACGGTTTCAACATGCACTTCGGCCAGGTCGAGCCACCTGCCGGTGTCGATGCGATGCTGGTCGCCCCAAAGGGTCCTGGCCACCTCGTTCGCAGTGAATTCGAAAAGGGTGGTGGCGTTCCTGGTCTCATCGCCATTGCTCCCGGCAGCAGCGCCGACACCATCAAGTACGGTCTGGCCTACGCCAAGGGGATCGGTGCCACCCGCGGTGGTGTGATCCAAACCACGATTGCTGAAGAAACCGAAACCGACCTGTTCGGCGAGCAAGTCGTTCTGTGCGGTGGCGTTAGCGAACTGGTGAAGGCTGGTTTCGAAACGCTCGTCGAAGCCGGTTATCAGCCAGAAATGGCCTACTTCGAATGTATGCACGAACTCAAGCTGATCGTCGACCTGTTCTATCAGGGTGGTCTGAACTACATGCGTTACAGCGTGTCGAACACCGCTGAATACGGCGACTACACTCGCGGTCCTCGTATCGTGACCGAAGAGACCAAGAAGGAAATGAAGAAGATCCTCAAGGAAATCCAGAACGGCACTTTTGCCCGCGAATGGATCCTCGAGAACAAGGCTGGCGCTCCTGGCTTCAAGGCCACCCGTCGCAACGAACGTGGTCACCAGATCGAAGAAGTCGGTCGCCGCCTCCGCAAGCTCATGACTTGGATTAACGCCAAGGAAGTGTAGTCGAAAAAATAGGTCTCCGAAGCCTGACTCGCCGAAAGCTAGTGGGACTGCTACGATAAAGAATGTCGTAGTAGTCGCTGGATGGTGCGAGCGACGGACGAAACTGCAAGTTTTGGAACCACTGGCTATGGCTTACGCAGAAACGATCGAACTGTTTGCCTCGCTTCAGCCTGGTGATCGAGTGCAACTCGACCACGAAGTGAAAGTGGGATTTCGCAAATGGAGCACCACCACCATCGGCACGGTGGTGAGCACCCAACGGCGTCGCCATAGCCTGCACTATCGCCGCAACCTCGACGACAAAGTCTTCAGCGACATCATTGTCCTGAAGCGGGATTCGGGCGAACTAACCACCTTTACGCTCGACGAGTTCTCGCAGCTTCGCAAGCTGTAAACTCGCCGAGCATAGGCTCGGCACGCGTGACTATTCTCCCCCTGCATCAGCAGCATCAGCGACGGTTCGAATCGCACCGTTATGTCTACCCGGTGCTGAGCAGGCGTAGTCATGGCATCTCGATCGGGGTGAATCTCAACCCCGATAAAGTCTGCAACTTCGACTGCATTTATTGTCAGGTGAACCGCCGAGAACCGGGCGAATCGAAGTTCGTTGCGATCGATCAACTGCTGACGGAACTCGACACGCTGCTCGAACTGGCGTCGACCGGCGAACTCTACGAAACGCCCAAGTTTGCCGCTACGCCACCCCATTTGCGGCGACTTAACGACATTGCCTTCTCCGGAGATGGCGAGCCGACAACGTTCAAGAATTTCGATGAGATCGTCGCCCGCGCGGCAGAGCTGAAACGTGTGCGAAAACTTGACGACGTCAAGATGGTCCTCATCACCAACGCCAGCATGTTCCACCGCGAGCATGTGCAGCGAGGACTCGTTACGCTTGATCAAAACAACGGCGAGATTTGGGCAAAACTCGAGGCAGGAACCGAGCCCTATTTCCACTTGGTCGATCGGACACCGATCGCTTTTCAGCAGATCCTCGACAACTTGCTGAGTGCTGCTCGCGTGCGCCCCCTTGTGATTCAGTCGCTGTTCATGAATGTCGATGGCGTGCCTCCATCGAGCGAGGAACTTATCGCCTACACCGATCGGCTGCAGGAAATCATCGCGGGGGGTGGCCAGATCCGTTTGGTGCAGATCTACACCGTGGCCCGACAGCCTGCTGAGTCGTATGTCACGCCACTCCCTGACGCGCAGGTTGACGCGATCGTAGAATTAGTCAGGAGCCGCACAGGCATTGCTGCAGAGGCGTTCTATGGCGCATCGAGTTCCGCCGCCGGTTAACCCCAGCATTCCTTCGGATGCCAGTAGCCTTTTTCTTCAGGTCAACGAGCCATGACACTTGAGTCGCGTCCCTCCGGTGGAAACATCAAATGGATCATGCTCGCCGTGATCGTGTGGGGAATCATTCTGGCGATCGGAGCGTCTTTGTATGGCTCGAAGGTCGACATCATGCGTGGCGTGATCGTCGCCACGATCGCCTTTCTCTTCATTGGCTTTTGGGGGCTGATGATGCTCACCCACAAGCGCACACGTGAAGCGAAATAAGCTTCACTTCTTCTTGCAGTTGAGCTGATCCTCTTTCAGATGCAGCTCTTCCACGATGCGGCCATGGACCACCGTCTCTTCGATGATCTTCGGCACATCTTTCACTTGCACATTGCCGTACCAAATCGCCTGCGGATAGATCACGATCACAGGCCCGAGTTCACACTGGTCGAGACAGCCTGCGGAGTTGGCCCGCACCTCTCCCTTGAGTCCGCGCCGGTCGAGTTCCTTCTTGAACGCCGACTTCAGCCGCTCTTCGCCATCGACATCACACGAACCTCGCTTGTGACCTTTTTCGCGCTGATTGGTGCAGATGAAAATATGATGCGTGAAGGCTGCCATGAGGTCGCTTCTAGTGCTATTGGACGGGAAGGATTGCCTCAAGATAGTTTCGTGATCACGCGGCGCGAAGCTGGCGATCTAGCGACGAACTAGCCTGGGGACTTCCCCGGCGCACCACTTCTTGGTCTGCCGAACTGATGCCGTAGAGCTCAAACACCGCCTCGTCGATGGCATGCTCGATCTGCTGTTTCAGCGAGCGGGACGCCTCGAGATCGCACGACAAACGACGTTCGGCCAGGAGTATCAACCGCTGATACTTTCCCATCGCAGTGCGGTCATCAGACCGAGGGACTACGATGGGAAGCTCAGCCAGCTGCGCGAGATTGATCGAGAAGTAATCGGCTGCCAGCCGCTTGGCTGCATAGCGTTCGATGAAAATGGCATGCATCAAGGACGAGTTGAGGATCGCCAGTAGATAACGCAAGTCGAGCGCCGATTTCCAAATCGCAAAGACCTGCACAGCTAGCGCGCAGCCGACTTCGTCGAGCGCCACCTCAAGTTGCTGCGACATCCCGCTGACCACAAGTTTCTGCGAGCGATACAGCTCCCGTTTTTTGAGGGTCAATCTTGCTTGCGTAACATCGAGAACCGGCTCGTCGTAATAGACATTTTGAAATCGGCCCCGAGCGTGATCGAGCTGGTAGCGATCGATTTGACCACTCACGAGAAACGGCAGGTAACTCCCCTTCTCCTCTGCCGCGACATTATTACGAGACTTTACAAACGGTCGCATCGCTGCGGCTGTGAATCCCGAAGCGCCGCTAACAATCGTCGCAATGTTTCCGAGCTTCTGCACGTCGCCATGCTGCTCGAGTAGCGAAAAGCGTTCGCACGAAAGAGACCATCGTTCGGTCGAGAAGCGACTTTGAGGCACGAGCGTTAGAACTCGCTGCGACAAGTCGGCGCGGTCTTCGATGTGGGTCACTCGTACGCGATGCTCACTCGGCGCAGGAGCTCGACGAATAACGAGGATGCAGGGGTAAACCTTCGCTCCACGAAACATCATCAGCTTCGAAAGATCGATCACCTCGACCAATGTTTGCTCGAGCACCAAGCGACGACAAGCCGTAGCATATTTCATGGCAGCGATACGGCTCGGCACAAGGAGTCCGCAAATGCCACCAGGCTTCACTAGTTCCAAACAGCGTTCGACAAACAGGACGTAAAGATCGAAACAGCCACACGCACTTTGATAGTCCCGTTTATAGGCGTCGATCTTCTCGCGCGAAGCCTGCTGCGTGAGTCGCCGAATACTTACGTACGGCGGGTTCGAGAGGACGAGATCGAACTGCTGATTGGCAATTGCCGCGCGGTCGAGCGCATCGGCAACTTGAAGCTGAGCCCCTACGTCACTCGAATTCCCCACCAGTGAACCTGCGCGGTGAATCGCCACAGGATCGATGTCGTAGCCCGTGAAATGCACCGATTCAGCTGGCGAGCCTACACGCTTCAGTTCATCGCTCGCCGCTTGCAGCAATGCACCTTCACCGCATGCGGGATCGACGATTTGCAGTATTGTGCGATCTTTCGGGATGCCCGCTTGATGCAGCGCAGCGAGTGAAACTTCGGCGAGTAAGCGGGCCAGCGTCGCGGGTGTATAGACCACCCCCGCATCGTGTCTGGCTCGTCGCTCGATAGCTCGCTGTTTCAACTCCCACTCCTTCACCTGTCTGCTCGCGCCACCATAACGTGAGTGACGCAACCACAGTCGCGCGGAGCGTAGCAGCGACTAGTACTGCCAGCAAAGACCAATCCAGCTGCTAGCGGTGCCAGCAGTTTGCTGAGTCTGACGAGGCCCATTTCCAGGAAATCAGCCAGGCGCCTGAGTTCCTCTGTAGTCGATCGCCCACCTGGGACGATACCCGGATCGAAGCGCGAGTTTCCTGGGTGTGTAGTATGCAGGGCGATTCATTTTCGCACCGTTCATTCACCACCACTGCTCGCGTGAACTTCCCCCCAAGAGGCGCTGCCATCATGCCGCATGCGACATTGTTTCCGATCATCGCCAGTGGGGGCATCGTGGCCTATCGCGCGGCGACCAAGGTGGTGAGTGAAGGCCTTTCGTTCGCCAGCCAACTGGTGAATCCCACGGCGGGGGATGTGGTCGCCGAGGTCCCCGCCGCAAGTGCAGAACCTAATCCACCATCGGATGCGCTCCAAAAGAAGCTAGACGATCTGGCCTCGCAACTCACCGAGCTTCTTACTCGTGGTGGTATCGATTCGACTCAGCCGGTCGAATTCTCACTCGATGGGATCGGTGGAGTCGACGTTGAATTTGACCACTCCCAAGCCTCCGAGATCGAGCAGTTGCTCGCAGATCAGCCGGAACTTCTGGCGAAAATCCACGAGATCGCCGAGCAAATCATTGCTGAGACAGCGCTCGGAACTGCAGCGCCACGCGACGTACGCTTGACGCTCAGCAATAAGAAGCTCGCAGGGTTGATCGATCCCTAGCATGAGCGGCGAGACATGGCGCGCCGCTTACGCTTTCATCTGCACAATCCGCTCAGCAGCCAGCTTCGCACTCCGAACGCAAAACGGTATACCAACCCCTCGGAGTGAGTTTCCTGCAAGTGCCAGGCGGGGCAAGCTGCCGACGAGCGTTTCGATCTCTTTCGCGAGGTCGAGATGTCCCACGTGATACTGGGGCATCGCATCGAGCCAGCGACAAATCCGTGTGAACTCGGCGGGACCACGATAGCCGATCAATTCCCGCAGCTCTTGATCGACGAGCGACTCGAGCGCTGCATCAGGAAGCCTCGCCAACTCGGGCTGCAAGGCACCTCCGACGAACGTTCGGATAAGGACACTATCGTCGGGCGCTCGCCCCGGATACTTCACGCTCGCGAAGCTGGCAGCGATGATCTTTCGCCCCTCGCGTGCGGGACAAACCAGTCCAAAACCGTTCAGAGGATGAGCGATATCCTTTCGTTTCACCCCCATGACAACCACGCTGCACGAAGCAAACTCGACCTGCGATAGTTTTGCGGCGAGATCGGGCGCTGCCGTGGCGAGCAAGGGGTGTGCACCACGCGCCGAGAGGGCGATCACAACGTCATCGAACCACTCTTCGCGCGACGAATTTCCCGCCGATGAATCT
This window of the Pirellula staleyi DSM 6068 genome carries:
- a CDS encoding HD domain-containing protein encodes the protein MPRRYINQLAERETVDEVYLVADKQLRANRNGNLYLQLRMTDKTGSLTGMLWNVTEQLGQSVEVGHYLRVQGTTQLYNGGMQMIVTRIDPVDATKVDEADFQSVSTAEIDALASRLAEMLRGMTSAPLRDLAECFLVDENFMTKFTQAPAGIKNHHAYRGGLLAHVVSLMELCAVVAARYPEIDPDMLRIGVFLHDAGKINELTYERELGYSDEGQLIGHIVMAVSMVEEKVRDYQQLTGETFPQEMLLRIKHMILSHHGEYEFGSPKLPMTLEAIALHYLDNLDAKIYAVGQLLREDINSESPWTTYNAPLARKFYKGSKPQP
- the ilvN gene encoding acetolactate synthase small subunit gives rise to the protein MRHVLSAVVQNVPGVLAHISGMLASRGYNIDSLAVGETQEPNLSRMTFVVMGDDRVLEQVRKQLEKIVTVVRVDDVSSQEHVERDLMLLKVSAPAGTQRTEIRELVDIFRGRIVDVGETEMMIEISGREQKVEAFIDRMRPYGILELVRTGRIAMVRGQSKPRGIDDGIPITTETPNREYASTDGL
- a CDS encoding glycosyltransferase family protein, giving the protein MAKIFYSMAGEGRGHATRVRSVVEQLRHEHQLVLFAPDQAYEFLAPRYPAGFPNVEVRPLPGLRFHYSRGRLDLMKSIAHGLGYLWRLPGLVRSLRRTIQEERPDLVIADFEPSLPRAARAAGIPFLSLNHQHFLVACDLSSLPTRLRHYAKLMKLAVHAHHTGQQATIVSSFFRAPLRKKYEHVLQVGPLLRPEIREKQAETGDFLLSYLRPNTPRQVLDVLRKSRQEVRVYGLGSRPSEGPLRFFPVSETTFVDDLAQCRALVGAAGNQSLGEALYLGKPVLALPEEDHHEQMINAHFLQSMNAGRWTNIESFEERHFFDFLEGVEDQRVSIATHRPFLDGTPAALREICRHLPGGSNHFSPNGLGVLSEPPAGPAHLAC
- a CDS encoding UDP-2,3-diacylglucosamine diphosphatase, whose translation is MIHCQGRPRRRVRTVFLSDTHLGCHYSQAEALLAFLERHEPEYLYLVGDIVDGWRLRKSWHWTPIYNKILKRLFELGNRGTIVRYTPGNHDSFLRHFLVDFGFVHVADQFIHVTSEGQRFLVLHGDQFDNVEIRAQWLSVVGSVAYDSLMWLSNRVDRVRRFAGFAPCYLSSSVKRQVKQAVKFVSNFEQRLAAAAMDHDCQGVICGHVHTPTATRWHGVDYFNTGDWVENRSALMEYTDGSLEVLHLDFDSENSCPVQLSPPKEIGFSQEMRRINEQLVIAQPRLPVAV
- a CDS encoding N-6 DNA methylase, translating into MKQRAIERRARHDAGVVYTPATLARLLAEVSLAALHQAGIPKDRTILQIVDPACGEGALLQAASDELKRVGSPAESVHFTGYDIDPVAIHRAGSLVGNSSDVGAQLQVADALDRAAIANQQFDLVLSNPPYVSIRRLTQQASREKIDAYKRDYQSACGCFDLYVLFVERCLELVKPGGICGLLVPSRIAAMKYATACRRLVLEQTLVEVIDLSKLMMFRGAKVYPCILVIRRAPAPSEHRVRVTHIEDRADLSQRVLTLVPQSRFSTERWSLSCERFSLLEQHGDVQKLGNIATIVSGASGFTAAAMRPFVKSRNNVAAEEKGSYLPFLVSGQIDRYQLDHARGRFQNVYYDEPVLDVTQARLTLKKRELYRSQKLVVSGMSQQLEVALDEVGCALAVQVFAIWKSALDLRYLLAILNSSLMHAIFIERYAAKRLAADYFSINLAQLAELPIVVPRSDDRTAMGKYQRLILLAERRLSCDLEASRSLKQQIEHAIDEAVFELYGISSADQEVVRRGSPQASSSLDRQLRAA
- a CDS encoding radical SAM protein, translating into MTILPLHQQHQRRFESHRYVYPVLSRRSHGISIGVNLNPDKVCNFDCIYCQVNRREPGESKFVAIDQLLTELDTLLELASTGELYETPKFAATPPHLRRLNDIAFSGDGEPTTFKNFDEIVARAAELKRVRKLDDVKMVLITNASMFHREHVQRGLVTLDQNNGEIWAKLEAGTEPYFHLVDRTPIAFQQILDNLLSAARVRPLVIQSLFMNVDGVPPSSEELIAYTDRLQEIIAGGGQIRLVQIYTVARQPAESYVTPLPDAQVDAIVELVRSRTGIAAEAFYGASSSAAG
- a CDS encoding (2Fe-2S) ferredoxin domain-containing protein; its protein translation is MAAFTHHIFICTNQREKGHKRGSCDVDGEERLKSAFKKELDRRGLKGEVRANSAGCLDQCELGPVIVIYPQAIWYGNVQVKDVPKIIEETVVHGRIVEELHLKEDQLNCKKK
- the ilvC gene encoding ketol-acid reductoisomerase, whose translation is MAATIYYDNDADLSLLKNKTIAILGYGSQGHAQAQNLRDSGCNVIIGQRPGSPNYDLAVKHGFKPMSAEEATKAADIINILLPDEVQGDVYRASIKPNLKPGNILMASHGFNMHFGQVEPPAGVDAMLVAPKGPGHLVRSEFEKGGGVPGLIAIAPGSSADTIKYGLAYAKGIGATRGGVIQTTIAEETETDLFGEQVVLCGGVSELVKAGFETLVEAGYQPEMAYFECMHELKLIVDLFYQGGLNYMRYSVSNTAEYGDYTRGPRIVTEETKKEMKKILKEIQNGTFAREWILENKAGAPGFKATRRNERGHQIEEVGRRLRKLMTWINAKEV